From Triticum aestivum cultivar Chinese Spring chromosome 4A, IWGSC CS RefSeq v2.1, whole genome shotgun sequence, a single genomic window includes:
- the LOC123082192 gene encoding short-chain dehydrogenase TIC 32, chloroplastic, translated as MGIWGWPWGRRGLSGFGSASTAEDIAAGIDASHLTAIVTGATNGIGKETARVLALRGANVIIPARTLESGLKVKESLAEEVPSSKLHVMEMDLSSLDSVRTFAGSFNSSHKHLNVLINNAGIMACPFQLSKDGIELQFATNHLGHFLLTNLLLDKMKSTAKETGVQGRIVNLASTAHRRSDGKGFDLNKLNNESKYNAFSAYSHSKLANILHANELSRRFQEEGCDLTANSLHPGIIGTNIVRYITTNSVLASIFSLVKPFVKDIPQGAATTCYVALHPDTRGVSGKYFAGCNEATPTSVARDAELAKRLWAFSEELVENRSK; from the exons ATGGGGATCTGGGGCTGGCCGTGGGGGCGGCGTGGGCTCTCGGGCTTCGGATCCGCGTCCACCGCTGAGGACATCGCCGCCGGCATCGACGCCAGCCATCTCACAGCCATCGTCACTG GAGCAACAAATGGCATTGGCAAGGAGACGGCCAGAGTTCTTGCACTGAGGGGAGCAAACGTGATCATACCAGCAAGGACGCTCGAGAGTGGCCTGAAGGTGAAAGAGAGCCTCGCTGAAGAGGTCCCGAGCTCCAAGCTACATGTCATGGAGATGGATCTGAGCTCCCTCGACTCTGTGCGCACCTTCGCGGGCTCCTTCAACTCCTCCCATAAGCATCTGAACGTCCTCAT AAACAATGCAGGAATAATGGCCTGCCCTTTCCAGCTATCCAAAGATGGCATTGAGCTACAATTCGCAACGAATCATCTCG GCCATTTCTTGCTGACAAATCTTCTACTTGACAAGATGAAATCAACTGCCAAGGAGACCGGTGTGCAGGGTAGGATCGTAAACCTAGCTTCAACAGCTCATAGAAGGAGTGATGGCAAAGGCTTTGATCTGAACAAGCTGAACAACGAGTCCAA GTACAATGCATTTAGTGCATACTCACACTCCAAATTAGCAAATATTCTCCATGCAAATGAGCTATCCAGGCGTTTTCAG gaagaaggatgTGATCTGACTGCAAATTCGCTGCACCCTGGAATCATCGGAACCAACATCGTTCGCTACATCACGACAAACA GTGTGCTGGCCTCGATTTTCTCGCTGGTCAAGCCTTTTGTGAAGGATATACCCCAG GGAGCTGCAACTACCTGTTATGTGGCATTGCATCCTGATACCAGGGGTGTGTCCGGCAAATACTTCGCTGGTTGCAACGAGGCGACGCCGACCTCCGTTGCAAGAGATGCAGAGCTGGCCAAGAGGCTGTGGGCGTTTAGTGAAGAACTTGTAGAAAATAGATCAAAGTGA